The proteins below come from a single Catenulispora sp. MAP5-51 genomic window:
- the nagB gene encoding glucosamine-6-phosphate deaminase — MEVVIVADAAAQGELVASAVAGLIARKPDALFGVATGSTPLPVYQALAAKAAAGQVDVSRLKVCQLDEYVGLPAWHPESYREVLKREVLAPLGIGDEAFLGPDGGAEDLPAACAAYEQQLADAGGVDLQLLGIGTDGHIGFNEPVSSLASRTRIKTLTERTRVDNARFFNGLDEVPRHVITQGIGTILQARHLVLLATGAGKAEAVAATVEGPVSSMVPASALQLHAHATVVVDEAAAQQLKLTDYYKATFASKPAWQGI, encoded by the coding sequence ATGGAAGTCGTCATCGTCGCGGACGCCGCAGCTCAGGGCGAACTCGTCGCCTCGGCCGTCGCCGGCCTGATCGCCCGCAAGCCCGACGCGCTGTTCGGCGTCGCCACCGGTTCCACGCCGCTGCCGGTCTACCAGGCGCTGGCCGCGAAGGCCGCCGCCGGCCAGGTCGACGTGAGCCGGCTGAAGGTGTGCCAGCTCGATGAATACGTCGGGTTGCCGGCCTGGCACCCGGAGTCCTACCGCGAGGTCCTCAAGCGCGAGGTGCTGGCGCCGCTGGGGATCGGCGACGAGGCGTTCCTGGGCCCGGACGGCGGCGCCGAGGACCTGCCGGCCGCGTGCGCGGCGTACGAGCAGCAGCTCGCCGACGCCGGCGGCGTGGACCTGCAGCTGCTGGGCATCGGCACCGACGGCCACATCGGCTTCAACGAGCCGGTCTCCTCGCTGGCCTCCCGCACCCGTATCAAAACCCTGACGGAGCGCACCCGGGTGGACAACGCCCGGTTCTTCAACGGCCTGGACGAGGTGCCCCGGCACGTCATCACCCAGGGCATAGGCACCATCCTGCAGGCCCGGCACCTGGTGCTGCTGGCCACCGGCGCGGGCAAGGCCGAGGCGGTCGCGGCGACGGTGGAGGGACCGGTGTCCAGCATGGTGCCGGCCTCGGCGCTGCAACTGCACGCGCACGCTACGGTGGTCGTGGACGAGGCTGCCGCACAGCAGCTGAAGCTGACGGACTACTACAAGGCGACCTTCGCCTCGAAGCCGGCGTGGCAGGGGATCTGA